In one window of Pseudomonas sp. IAC-BECa141 DNA:
- the hisG gene encoding ATP phosphoribosyltransferase: MLTIALSKGRILDDTLPLLAEAGIVPTENPDKSRKLIIPTTQEDVRLLIVRATDVPTYVEHGAADLGVAGKDVLMEYTGQGLYEPLDLQIARCKLMTAGKVGAVEPKGRLRVATKFVNVAKRYYAEQGRQVDIIKLYGSMELAPLIGLADKIIDVVDTGNTLRANGLEPQELIATISSRLVVNKASMKMQHARIQALIDTLRKAVESRHRG; encoded by the coding sequence ATGTTGACCATCGCACTGTCCAAGGGCCGCATCCTTGACGACACCCTGCCGCTTCTCGCCGAAGCGGGCATCGTGCCGACCGAGAATCCGGACAAGAGCCGCAAGCTGATCATCCCCACGACCCAGGAAGACGTTCGCCTGTTGATCGTGCGGGCCACCGACGTGCCGACCTATGTCGAGCATGGCGCGGCCGACCTCGGCGTTGCCGGTAAAGACGTGCTGATGGAATACACCGGCCAGGGTCTGTACGAGCCGCTGGATCTGCAGATTGCCCGGTGCAAGCTGATGACCGCCGGCAAGGTCGGCGCCGTCGAGCCCAAGGGCCGCCTGCGCGTCGCCACCAAATTCGTCAATGTCGCCAAGCGCTACTACGCCGAGCAGGGCCGTCAGGTCGACATCATCAAGCTTTATGGCTCGATGGAGCTGGCACCGCTGATCGGCCTGGCCGACAAGATCATCGACGTGGTCGACACCGGCAACACCCTGCGCGCCAACGGCCTGGAGCCCCAGGAACTGATCGCCACGATCAGCTCGCGTCTGGTGGTCAATAAAGCTTCGATGAAAATGCAACACGCCCGAATCCAGGCGTTGATCGACACCCTGCGCAAGGCAGTGGAGTCTCGACACCGCGGCTGA
- the hisD gene encoding histidinol dehydrogenase, with protein MTAPTAIRRLNAADPDFAHHLDHLLSWESVSDDSVNQRVLDIIKAVRERGDAALVEFTQKFDGLEVASMADLILPRERLELALTRITVPQREALEKAAARVRSYHEKQKQDSWSYTEADGTVLGQKVTPLDRAGLYVPGGKASYPSSVLMNAIPAKVAGVAEVVMVVPTPRGEVNELVLAAACIAGVDRVFTIGGAQAVAALAYGTESVPQVDKVVGPGNIYVATAKRHVFGQVGIDMIAGPSEILVVCDGQTDPDWIAMDLFSQAEHDEDAQAILVSPDAEFLDKVAASIDKLLPTMDRATIIETSINGRGALIHVRDMAQAIEVANRIAPEHLELSVADPQAWLPQIRHAGAIFMGRHTSEALGDYCAGPNHVLPTSGTARFSSPLGVYDFQKRSSIIFCSEAGASELGKTASILARGESLSAHARSAEYRIKDDVKGN; from the coding sequence ATGACCGCACCGACTGCAATTCGCCGACTCAACGCTGCTGACCCGGATTTCGCGCATCATCTGGATCATCTGCTGAGCTGGGAAAGTGTGTCTGACGACTCGGTCAATCAGCGGGTGCTGGACATCATCAAGGCTGTGCGCGAGCGCGGTGACGCGGCGCTGGTCGAGTTCACCCAGAAATTCGATGGCCTGGAAGTCGCTTCGATGGCGGACCTGATCCTGCCGCGCGAGCGCCTGGAACTGGCCCTGACCCGCATCACTGTCCCGCAACGCGAAGCGCTGGAAAAAGCGGCGGCCCGCGTGCGCAGCTATCACGAAAAACAGAAGCAGGATTCCTGGAGCTACACCGAAGCCGACGGCACGGTGCTGGGCCAGAAAGTCACGCCACTGGATCGCGCCGGTCTGTACGTGCCGGGCGGCAAGGCGTCGTATCCGTCATCGGTATTAATGAACGCGATTCCGGCCAAGGTTGCCGGCGTGGCCGAAGTGGTCATGGTGGTGCCGACCCCGCGCGGTGAAGTCAACGAACTGGTGCTGGCAGCAGCGTGCATTGCCGGTGTTGACCGGGTGTTCACCATCGGTGGCGCGCAAGCCGTTGCCGCGTTGGCCTATGGCACCGAAAGCGTGCCGCAGGTGGACAAGGTTGTCGGCCCGGGCAACATCTACGTCGCCACTGCCAAGCGTCACGTGTTCGGTCAGGTCGGCATCGACATGATCGCCGGCCCGTCGGAAATCCTCGTGGTATGCGACGGCCAGACCGATCCGGACTGGATCGCCATGGACCTGTTTTCCCAGGCCGAGCACGATGAAGACGCCCAGGCAATCCTGGTCAGCCCGGACGCCGAATTCCTCGACAAGGTTGCCGCCAGCATCGACAAACTGCTGCCGACCATGGATCGCGCCACCATCATTGAAACCTCGATCAATGGCCGTGGCGCCCTGATTCACGTGCGCGACATGGCCCAGGCCATCGAAGTCGCCAACCGCATCGCCCCGGAACACCTTGAACTGTCGGTCGCCGACCCGCAGGCCTGGCTGCCGCAGATCCGCCACGCCGGCGCGATCTTCATGGGGCGTCACACCTCCGAAGCGCTGGGCGACTACTGCGCCGGTCCGAACCACGTGCTGCCGACCTCCGGCACTGCGCGTTTCTCCTCGCCGCTGGGCGTGTATGACTTCCAGAAACGTTCGTCGATCATCTTCTGCTCCGAGGCCGGTGCTTCGGAACTGGGCAAGACTGCATCGATCCTGGCCCGTGGCGAATCCTTGAGCGCCCACGCGCGCAGCGCCGAATACCGCATCAAAGACGACGTGAAGGGGAACTGA
- the hisC gene encoding histidinol-phosphate transaminase: MSKFWSPFVKDLVPYVPGEQPKLTRLVKLNTNENPYGPSPKALAAMQAELNDNLRLYPDPNSDRLKNAVAEYYGVQSNQVFLGNGSDEVLAHIFHGLLQHDQPILFPDISYSFYPVYCGLYGITFDAVPLDAQFRINPADYAKPNGGIIFPNPNAPTGCLLALEAVEQILKASPDSVVVVDEAYIDFGGETAISLVERYPNLLVTQTLSKSRSLAGLRVGLAVGHPDLIEALERIKNSFNSYPIDRMANVGAAAAFEDREYFDKTCALVIESREWVVAQLQAKGFEVLPSAANFIFARHPQHDAAGLAAKLREQGVIVRHFKQERIAQFLRISIGTPEQNQALIDGLGEL; the protein is encoded by the coding sequence ATGAGCAAATTCTGGAGCCCGTTCGTCAAGGATCTGGTGCCTTACGTGCCGGGCGAGCAGCCGAAGCTGACCCGTCTGGTCAAGCTCAACACCAACGAAAACCCGTACGGCCCGTCGCCAAAAGCCTTGGCGGCGATGCAGGCCGAACTCAACGACAACCTGCGTCTGTATCCGGATCCGAACAGCGACCGGCTGAAAAACGCTGTCGCCGAATACTACGGCGTGCAGAGCAATCAGGTGTTCCTCGGCAACGGTTCGGATGAAGTGCTGGCGCACATCTTTCACGGCCTGTTGCAACACGATCAGCCGATCCTGTTCCCGGACATCAGCTACAGCTTCTATCCGGTCTACTGCGGTCTCTACGGCATCACGTTCGACGCGGTGCCGCTGGATGCGCAGTTCCGGATCAACCCTGCCGACTACGCCAAACCGAACGGCGGGATCATCTTCCCCAACCCGAACGCGCCGACCGGTTGCCTGCTGGCGCTGGAAGCGGTCGAGCAGATCCTCAAGGCCAGCCCGGATTCAGTGGTGGTGGTCGACGAGGCCTACATCGACTTCGGCGGCGAAACCGCGATCAGTCTGGTCGAGCGTTATCCGAACCTGCTGGTCACCCAGACGCTGTCCAAATCCCGTTCGCTGGCGGGCCTGCGGGTCGGTCTGGCGGTCGGCCATCCGGATCTGATCGAGGCGCTGGAACGGATCAAGAACAGCTTCAACTCCTACCCGATCGATCGCATGGCCAATGTCGGCGCGGCGGCAGCGTTCGAGGATCGCGAGTACTTCGACAAGACCTGCGCACTGGTCATAGAGAGTCGCGAGTGGGTGGTTGCGCAGTTGCAGGCCAAAGGTTTTGAAGTGCTGCCTTCAGCGGCCAACTTCATCTTCGCCCGGCATCCGCAACACGATGCGGCGGGGCTGGCGGCCAAACTGCGTGAGCAGGGCGTGATCGTGCGCCACTTCAAGCAGGAGCGGATTGCCCAGTTCCTGCGGATCTCGATCGGCACTCCGGAACAGAATCAGGCGTTGATCGACGGTCTGGGCGAACTCTGA
- a CDS encoding DUF4198 domain-containing protein, with amino-acid sequence MQYGKSLLFIAALFATHASAHGLWTEQRRGNIEVVYGHGAEDNAFKPQKVSGAWAYDASGKMIPVSVQRLADHARLQPLKPPAVLAVALNNGMWSKTADKKWINEGRSKVPGAIESTETLKYSLAIYQPGAKLPKLDQIKLLILPEVDPLTVGPGKSLPVRVLLDGKPAAGVKLIGDYRSAPNTLSTETDKDGRAQVLVRNEGLNVIAAQVEVPVKDSAEVSSRGLFSSLTFLGEPHHE; translated from the coding sequence ATGCAATACGGCAAATCCCTGCTGTTCATCGCCGCGCTCTTCGCCACTCACGCCTCGGCCCATGGTTTGTGGACCGAACAACGGCGCGGCAATATCGAAGTCGTCTACGGCCACGGTGCCGAGGACAATGCGTTCAAACCGCAGAAAGTCAGCGGAGCGTGGGCCTATGACGCAAGCGGCAAGATGATTCCCGTCAGCGTGCAGCGCCTGGCGGATCATGCCCGCCTGCAACCGTTGAAGCCGCCGGCTGTGTTGGCCGTGGCCCTGAACAATGGCATGTGGTCGAAAACCGCTGACAAAAAATGGATCAACGAGGGTCGCAGTAAAGTCCCGGGCGCCATTGAGTCGACCGAGACCCTCAAGTACAGCCTGGCGATTTATCAGCCGGGAGCGAAGCTGCCCAAACTGGATCAGATCAAATTGCTGATTCTGCCGGAGGTCGATCCGCTGACCGTCGGCCCGGGGAAATCATTGCCGGTGCGGGTGTTGCTGGATGGCAAACCGGCCGCGGGCGTGAAGTTGATCGGTGACTACCGCAGCGCGCCGAATACCTTGAGCACTGAAACCGACAAGGACGGCCGCGCTCAGGTGCTGGTGCGTAATGAGGGATTGAATGTGATTGCGGCGCAGGTGGAAGTGCCGGTGAAGGACAGTGCAGAGGTGAGCAGCAGAGGGTTGTTCAGTTCGTTGACGTTCCTTGGCGAGCCGCATCACGAATAA